A window of Limanda limanda chromosome 4, fLimLim1.1, whole genome shotgun sequence genomic DNA:
ctatctatctatctatctatctatctatctatctatctatctatctatctatctatctatctatctatctatctatctatctatctatctatctatctatctatctatctatctatctatctagtggCGGAGATGAAGAGGTGCAGGCTTAACGTTTTTATTACTTGGACataattcacacaaacacacacactctctctgtctctctcttacacacacacacacacacacatacaaagacagacagactgacagacacacacacacaaacacagacagacacacagacacaaacacacacacacacacacacacacacacacacacagactaactgTTAATCAGACTTATTACAAGTTGTGAAGAACACTTATTTTCTAAGCTTGAGGAAATAGAGCCAGGAACAGtttttgaaatatgtttgttAATATGTTTTGCTCAAATCTgcagagctaacagtaaacaaggaatgacttcaATGTGCATGTGACTGAATCAGGAGTCGGACAtctaatcagaatcagaatcagaaggtatttattgccaagtgggtttacacctacctggaatttgctctggttattggtgcaaacaatggacatagaaacataaaaacacaataaatacaccacacataagaaaaacaataataaatatattatgggctgcattttgagtgccagcagggagcagaaatcctatttcaaatacatttcacatgctttagcacTCAGcgcaacacaaagatgttgcctataatacagcattaaagtaaaatgattgcaacaaagtaaaaagattagacaaataacttagctcaaataactttttattatttatttaacaaaaactttttacatgtccttcagctccaaaaaaaacaagctttgaCTCACCAATACCGATCACTTGAAAAGGAAGTTGGCGagtgaaataactttacattcaattagatatcttacgtgggggggcttattctccaaacacactcatcctcataaactaacgcttctctctgctgggtggcccGGATCATGTGGCTTCATGTCGGGTCGATAACTCCGTAGGTTAtggtcccgttagcatcgctattactgctgcAGGCCTGCCTGCGGGctagccgagctaagctaacacccAGGTACAGCAGGTAGCTGCGAAGCACTACGTTACAGATAAATGCGAAATACTAAACTTGACCAACAACTGATTCCCTTCTTGCTCACTGTGGATGTcttgcaaacacaacacagctttAAGACATAAGCTTGGTTGGAATTAAGGCCCTATTATCAAACTACAATGCCACTGAGTAAACTGCATAACTaaccaacagtccccttaaatgcAACCAAGTTGCAGTCATTATTGATTTCTTTTTCAGTTAGGATACATaaattatttcctgaaaaacCATTAAAAATGATATCAAACGCTGTTATCTCGCaatcttaaagaaagtgaaaacattcCTGGACCTACAACAACATTTTATGAATTCTTTCTATGGTCCATGATGTGAAAACCAAGGAGGAGCCCTGATTCCTCTGTGAGCATCAGGAACCTTGTACACTACTTTTAAAGATGCATTGTGTGAAACAATAAGTAAGTTACATAGGGTATAAACAAAATCTGTAAACATTCAGACACCTCACTGTGTTTTGAATGAAAGATCCATGTACCTCTTCACAAAGCTAGTACCACtgtaaacttgtgttttctttctctcctcgttCTTTAAGGGAAGCTGCAGGACTCCTCTGGACCTGAAGGACCCTGCTGTGAAAGCAGACATTCTGAGATCAGCAAGTTTCCACCCTGAAACACATTCATAGACCCAGGACAGATATAATACAAAGTTTTATGTCATCAACTAACCCTGAGGGAGATGGGTGAATACAAAGAACTCCTGCCAGAGAGGATTTACAATGCAAAACAGCCAGAACACTGAATAGAAGAGTTatctatgaattattttaataattattccAGGCATTGCTgatgcagagctgctgttttaGGTTGAGATCAGGGAACACACAACATGCTGGGGCTGAGTTGGTGCTCTGGCCTAGAAGGACTGGATCTGAGACATGTGGTGCAGATTGTGTCTCTatgaattcaatttaatttgtttagtACCAAATcataaaatagattttctcaaggcactttacaaagTAAAGTTGAGACCTTGTAAacttatagagaaacccaacagttcccacaacgagcAGCACTGACgactgaggagagaaaaaaaaacgattttacTAGAACTAAGAAACCCCGAGAACCAGATTCaatgtgagcagagagagacagagacagagagagagagagagagagagacagacagagacagagacagagacagacagagagaccaggaactgTTGTCAGACagtttgttataatgaaaataatgctaATATGAtagcaatataataataataataataataataataataataataataatcatcatcatcatcatcatcatcatcatcatcatcatcatcatcatcatcatcatcatcatcatcatcatcatcatcatcatcatcacctgcacaggggtggaggcagagaccacTCCTGGTCAGATACGATCAGAACTATCTGCATAGTGAGATGCCTCCAGAGATAAACGagaacaatgttgttgtttgcagctttgcctttttgcataaagaaaTCCACAGAACACAGACTATTgtcagtagaagaggaggagctgctgttacatttccctaaagctgcatTAGAACTGGTTAAGTTAGGTGTTAGTGGTGGACACTGGCACAGACagtccacagagcagcatcaggatggaaggGATCTtctttggtgtcttgtgtctctcaggtcagtgaatcTAACTTTTTGTACGATGTctaacaggaaatctgaatatatAGATTAGTCCTCatacataacaacaataactggtgtcatcctcagggtgcctcaccttctccacatgCCTCCTCCACCAGTACCACTTTGTGCCTGATGCAATgacttggactgaagctcagagctactgcagagagaagtacaccgacctggccactgtgggaaacactgaagaaatggaGAAACTTATCAACACAGTTTCTGCCGCTGGTCACAGCTCTCAGGTTTGGATCGGCCTGTACGGTCATATTGACTGGGagtggtcagatgggttcaaccagagtggagctgaaaaTAGGAAGTGGGATTCCGGGTACCCAAACGATTGGGCAGCCAAAAGCACCTGTGTGATGGAGTATCCCCCTGGAGAATGGATTGATTATGACTGCCATTACCAGTCTATATTTGTCTGctacagaggtaatgatgtgctttatattgatctttactatacaacataatatatgattttgaaaaccattgtgtgatctcaacaatccctcttttgttctcaaACTTAACTGCAGGAGCATTAGAGGATTCTGACTTTGTGCTGGTGAATACAGTAAAGActtggtctgaggctcagaggcactgcagagaacactacacagatctggccactgtgaCGAACGACGCTGACAACACCAAGACAAAGACAATCATTAGCAATTGGGCATGGatcggtttgtacagagatactcagatttactggtccgACAGGAGTAACTTCTCATTCAGCTCCTGGTATGAGGGTTTCAAGCCCCTTGGCTCGATGAAAGTTAATTGTGGTGTTGTAGATttggagaagggaggaaaatggaggttattttcctgtgaagaaagaaaaccatttgTCTGCCACAGCGTCCCAAGTgagaatcatttttttatttttgagttgcttattttttatttgtacgtTTTCTTACACGCCTGATCAAACTGTCTTGTAGGCAACATGCAGCCCAGAGACCAGAGGTTCCTCATtctgtgttttaaactaaaaatcTGAGTAGATCGATCTCCACAGGAATAAATGTAGGTTTCCCAAAACTATACACCACATCAaacgtgtgttttgtttctctcctcatcctTTGTCTAAGGACCAGTGAAGACGATAAATATCTTAGTAGCTGAGCAGTTACAGCTCCTGCCACGAAAGAGCAGTGTCCATGTAAATATCATCTTTCCAATAAAGaccaaaaatgacaaaatgtaactttgagACCTGATGATGTTTATgtgtccagagctgcaggattcagacaaaCAACATTTCTTATTCAAAATACTCTCcttctaattattattattattagtagtagtagtagtagatcACATTCATGTAAAAAATGTGATTATTCAGTTTGAATGAGAGGAACTTACAAGGGGCCGGTCTCGATGTGTGTTCACTGCCTCCACCTTCAGATAAAACAGTTCCACTTTGCAACCTgcaagagaggaaacagaatatTTCAATAGAAGAAAGGGTCATAGAGTGAAGTTGTGTGTCCTGGGGGGGGGAAGGACCTACCATATGCCACAGGTGTGAGTTTGAGCACAGTGTGGAGCGGACACTTCATGTACGGCAGATCTTCTTTAGGAtgattttaaaaagcacaaagtcAGTAtctgtgtgtcattgtgtcctgtgtgtgtttagtgatCATTCTTCTACCTGCACTTTTATCCAGGAAGTACGCCAACAGACATCTCATCACGGCCTGGTGGCAGACGACCAGCACGTTGCCCTGTCTCTCCAGCTCCATGATGACCGGCTCCAGTCGCTGAACCAGATCCTGGTAGGACTACAGAGCCAGAGAAGACGATTTTAACAAAACATCAACCTGATTAACATCTGTGAAACACGAGGGGATGGAAGGAGTGGGCCAGGTTACCCCTCCTCCTTGGTAACCATAGTGATCCTTGTCCTGGTCTCTCAAAGCAAACTCCTCTGGGAAAGTGTTCTCGATCATCTCATAGCtcatctcctcacacacaccctgaggagggatattcaaaaaaagaaaagaatattcATTCAAATATCACACACCAAAGTAAAGTAAGCAGAAGCACTTTCACTGCACATAATACAAAGAAAGAGGTGCTTCAATTCCACATATTATACATAGGGATTGTTTAAAGACAGTAGCAGAATATTTTAATCCATAAAGATGCTTTATGAGAGAGATTCCTCTCATAGATCGGTACTGACAGCGTCGATCTCGTTGAGAATCTTCCACTGTTCATAAGGAACCCCGAGCTCCTCCGCCGTCTGGATGGTTCTTCTCAGTTGACTCGTCCAAACCTTCAAATCCCACAGTTGGTGCTCCTCGATGAAGTCTCTCAGGGCGTGGGCCAACTGGGAAacgagagaaacacaaatcGACAATCATCGTCTagatcaggggtcttcaacgtttttcaggccaaggacccccaaactggtggagagatggagcagggaccccctactatatatattgtataaaattgtgttttatattaaactgggcctagtgccatgtaaaaacataacttccctgttattgtgcattcaatactaagctattcaaatattacacaggttcatatattcatgtttttaatttaaacatgtgcaaggtacagggaggccatgccactgccatttataaacatacatcttgcatacaacactgagctattaaagtaattcacagattcatgtttttattttaaacatgcagaAGAgccagtgaatcctcaagctatctgtggatgtaacacatactcccacattagtgagatgtcggaccctgatgggtagcacacaacttatctcatcttggacggatggaggttgtcaggcagagggtcaaatcagcctcacaatatgtcgGATGCATgctaatgtgtatttaaagacatttaaacttgtggaaaaaaattggttcaaaaataaataaaaaattataaaaacatttatatattgtttaatcaaccaaagatttcgcgactcCCCTGCAGagcctccgcggaccccctgttgaagacctctggtctaGATATCATCAATTCTTTTCTCAGGGTTCCTGTCTGTTTCATTAGATTAATGCTCATGAAAAAGCCAACGGAGAGAATTAAAGTAAATCTTATCCCAGTGAACTAATGAGTCTTGTGATTGGTTCTTTCTGTGTCATCGTACCTGTTTCCCTTGAGGAGAAAGCTCAGAGTCCCCCCCGATGCGGCCCTCCACGTTGTGGTTGCTCTCTCCGTGGCGGCACAGGTAGATGGAGTGAGAGTGCACGTGGATGTTCATGAGGTAATACACGATCTTGCTCTGGATGTAGTCCTGCACCCGGTTCACCAGGAAACGCCGGCCCACGTTTATCACCTTGATAAACGACAGGTCCCTGCAGGTAGTGAAGGATCATGGGGGGGCTGAACTTAAAATCTGCTTACTGGCGCCATCTAGTGTTCATTTGTTGCAAACTGCTATAACACCTTTTAGGTTCACAGGAGTGTAATCCAGATATTAAATGTAATGACCTATTGAGATAGAGAGAAGCAGATGTGATCAGCTCTTACTTGTCGTAGTTGTCAGGATCTAACGGTTGATAAGTGACCTTGTAGCACTCGATGCGTTTGAGGAAGTCGTccattactctctctctgtgtctctcagggtAGTCGGGACTGgacaccttcacttcctgtggcagGTATGCAACACAGTCAGACCATGTGAGCAAGCAGCATGGTTCTTACATAACAAAGCAGAGACCGGGAATATTTATAGATTATGGGTTTGAGTGACGTACCAGAATATTAGCAGCTATCACCTCAGGGTCGTCGCACACCGACTCCACGAAGAATACCTgttggagagaggtcagaggtcaacgtaAAAAGTCTTACCTTCATCATTTCACATTCAACGCtacataaactgtgaatgtttgaatgtgaatttcaATTAAGTCCGATTTTCAAAGACAAAAGAACagcagaatataataaaaacacttccaaTGTTACCTTGAATGCATTCTCCTTCACAAAGCCTTGAATGAGGTCTCTACGttctcttgttgtgtttgttgcatcaaaaacctgagaaaacaagtcaatgtgtGTAACTTGGACAGTGTCAGCTtcagagtgacagcagcagcctgtttgaTATCTAGGTCACAATTCAGCAACTTTTCAGTCCTAGAAATAGtcgtttttttagtttttactgtccgaattattgagtatttctacttcactgtcttgtacttttacttgtaatggaatattactttactgtcttGGTACTTTTACCTCTGTGAATGATCCAAattcttcttccaccattgTTTAGGTTTATTTTGTTGGTTATGCTTTAGTACTTGTTTAACAAGTACTTGTAACCgagtatttctactgtgcagtATTAGTACTTTCGTTTCCTTTTCGTCCTCTAGTCCAGCAGGGGTCGCTGCTGGCTCGGAGctcggagtctctgtttcctgtctttgtctctttgtcccctcagagactcagcgtgaggaggaaggagcaacatgtccgccatgcagctgctgcgggagtcggtacatgagcggatccgcgctgccgctgaagacttcctgctgcaggtggaggaaggaggaggaaaggctcgagtcccggagctgagagcgatgctaacCGAGCGGCTCGCGGCGGCGGAGGAGCAGATCCTCGCCGGGCTGGAGGAAACCGTGGCTGGgtacgaggagcgagtggagcggacagagctggagatctgccgccagaggaggctgctcgatgccgggatgcagcccgaagtccggctgcacagagcaggtcagtccctagaggaaccgctaacaggctaacgttagctagcatcatatctatctatatctatctatgctGCTCACGCTCtctgaactagctcctctgctaacagctgtttctctgcatcactccggctacaatcaccggtctgtagttaaacagccacacatcccagcccctcctctctggtgcttcgtgactctgtgttctgtgtgagctcagcctcgtagtctaacaggctgatacagcagcgatggcttctctctctccctcttgctccgagtggctcatgttcactgactcctccgcctccattaacagtagagctacatgtaataaatgcagtgtgttggtagcgatggaggcgagaGGCTCAGCGACCTAGAAcctccgttagctgtagttagcttagctgccgctagccacctagcttagcacgtagcCACCTAGCTTACCACGTAGCTTAGCCTAAGCTAGCTCTGTTattctaggaatattacccagtctataacatgacaacccagagttgggaccaggaagcagagctgcagtgctacacacttctctgctccctctggatcagtcacacaaccccatagagactctgtctgtccaccgtccaattacatgatttaaatcaaacattaacagagcgagaattccacacaataatctaatagaaattaacacaacctctgcaacaactcaggaaactaagacttttaaatgtggtcttttaaacatgagatcactgtcatcaaaagctattttagtaaatgaactagtctcagattataacatagatttattgtccctcactgagacgtggctgcatcctgatgaatcagaatcagaaaggatttattgccaagtagctttacacctacctggaattttctttggtaattaggtgcatacatttaacataaagacacaataaaaacacaataagtacttcacataagaaagaaataactgtttataaaaaaataatatccaagatataaaaagttaaataaagagtaaaatgcaaaacagtttatacgaga
This region includes:
- the LOC133000161 gene encoding 6-phosphofructo-2-kinase/fructose-2,6-bisphosphatase 2-like — translated: DATNTTRERRDLIQGFVKENAFKVFFVESVCDDPEVIAANILEVKVSSPDYPERHRERVMDDFLKRIECYKVTYQPLDPDNYDKDLSFIKVINVGRRFLVNRVQDYIQSKIVYYLMNIHVHSHSIYLCRHGESNHNVEGRIGGDSELSPQGKQLAHALRDFIEEHQLWDLKVWTSQLRRTIQTAEELGVPYEQWKILNEIDAGVCEEMSYEMIENTFPEEFALRDQDKDHYGYQGGGSYQDLVQRLEPVIMELERQGNVLVVCHQAVMRCLLAYFLDKSAGCKVELFYLKVEAVNTHRDRPLGGNLLISECLLSQQGPSGPEESCSFP